The window AGGATGCCAGCGTGGAAGGGGCCATCGCCTCTCTGACCTATCTGGTCGAGTCCCACCCGGAGGTGAAATCGGTCGTGTTCATCATTCCGGATGACGGCTCCATACCCTATCTCGGCAAGGTGGTCAAACAATTGGCCGAGGAGCGCGGTCTCACCGTAAAGGGTGAGGTCATCGGCTGGACGCACGACACGGTGGACTTTACGCCCATAGCGGCGAAGGCCACCGCCCGCGATCCGGACGCCATACATATGACCAACGGGTGGCCCGGACCTCTGGGCTCCATCCTCAAGGCGGCTCGTGAAGCCGGCTACACCAAACCCATCGTTTCCTTCCACAATCCCGCCCCGGATGTCAAAATGGTTGCCGGCGAGGCGGCGTCCACCAATTTCATTACCAACGGCATTATTTATGACGACCCGGGCAACCCGCCCATGATCAAAGAACTCGGAGACCGGTTCGTTAAGAAATACGGCAACGCTTTCTACTACCACTATTGGGGATTCAACCTGCTTTATCATCTCGCACAGGCCATCGAAGCCGCCGACAGCATCGACCCCAAAGTGGTGAAGACCAAATGGGAAACCATGGATACCATTGACACCGTTTACGGACCCGGGCGTATGTGCGGAGAAAAGACCTACGGATTCAAGCACACCGTATGTCATCCCGTCGCCATTCAGGTTCTGGACGAGGGGAAGGTGACCCAGGTCAAGTGGGTCGATGTGGTTACGCCGTAACAGGCGGTTCAAAAACGCGATCTGCGGCGTTGCGCTTCATCCCTCGTCACGCCGACGTACTCTATGTACGCCTTGTTCCTCGGGATTTGCGCGCCTTGCATCTCATCGTTTTTCAACGGCCTGTAACAACCCGGCCTTTTCAACGGGCTGGTAAGTCTGATCACACGGGGGAAAACTTTTGAAACCCCGCCGCGGGCGGGGTTCCCCCGTACCCTTTTTCAAAACTTTTCAGGTGGGGGGCGCCGCTCCGCGAAGGCGGTGCGGCATGCTTAGGGAGTCTGAGTCCCGCCGGAGGCGGGCTTTTTAAAGTCTTCCTCAGTTAAATTCAAAAAAAATCCCTCAGCAGAGCTCAACCGATGGAAACCGCTGTAAATGCCATCATAGGGGCGCTTGTACTCTCTTCCATGTATATCCTGGTGGCGTTGGGTTTCGCGCTGCTTCTCAGCATCATGGGCGCTCTCAATTTCGCCCACGGCGCCATATACATGGTGGGGGGCTACATATGCTATCAATTTGCCGCTGAGTTCGGTCTCAATCAATGGCTGTCCTTGCTCATTTCCGTCATCATCATGAGCGCATTCGGATTGCTCCTCGAGAAGTTCTGTTTCCGGCCGTTCTTTGGGGACATGAATCGAACCATTGTGATGTCCATAGCCATTGTTCTCGTCCTCGAAACCACGGTGAACATTCTGGTCGGCGTTCATGTAAGGTCGTTGCCGGCCTTTGTTCCGGGGATTTTGAGGGTCGGAGCCATTTCACTGAGCGCCGAAAGGCTGATCACCTTCATCATAGGAATTCTTCTGCTGGCGGCTCTGATCGCGTTTATACACAAAACAAAGACGGGTCAGCAGATGCTGGCCGTTTCTCAAGAACCTGAAGGAGCCGCCCTGCAGGGAATCGAGATCCACCGGATATCCGCCCTGGCCTGCGCCATGGGTTGCGGCCTGGCTGCAGTGGCCGGGAGTTTGATGGGCGCCGTGTTCGAGTTGAGTCCTTTCATGGGGGACTACATGCTGGTCAAAGCCATTCAGCTGGTCATCCTGGGAGGGATAGGGAGCATCGTCGGCGTTTTGGCCGGAGGGCTCATCGTAGGCGCCATAGATGCCGTATTGCCCTTGTTCACAAGCGGCGCGGTTACTCAAACGGTCGGTCTTGCCATTATCATCGTTCTCCTGCTGCTGAGGCCTCAGGGCTTGTTCGGCCGCGAGGTATCGTAAACGAGGCATTATGACGCGGAACACCGTTTCTCCCGCCGGGAGCGACAGACGGATCACGATCGCTTTGTACGCCGGCCTGTTGATTATCGTCCTGGCGGCGCCGTTGTTCATCAAGTCACGTTACCTGATTCATATTTTCAACCTGACGCTCATCAACATCATAGCCGCCGCCAGCCTTCGATTCATCGCCGTGTCGGGTCAACTCTCCCTCGCCCACGCCGCCTTTATGAGCATCGGAGCCTATACGGCCGGTATATTGGCCAAGCATCTCGGATTGGGGCCCTGGATCACGATTCCCGCCGGAGCGCTGGTGACCATGGGGGTGGCCATTTTGATCGGCTATCCGTTGGCCCGACTGCGGGCGATCTACTTCTCCATGGTCAGCCTGTTTTTCGGCATCGGGATTCTGGCCGTTAACCAGGTCCTCGAAAAGTACACGGGCGGATATTCCGGCCTCATCGGTATCCCTCCCCTGTTTTCCGGGTCCAAGGTCGCGAATTACTACTTCTTTACCGGGCTCACCGTTTTTAGTCTGGTCGTTCTTCATCGGCTCGAATTCTGCCGCATCGGCATGACTCTCAAGAGCATCGCCCAGTCCCATATGGTGGCGTCCAGTGTGGGCATCAACGAGTCGGGGTACCGGATTTTTGCCCTGGCCATAGGGTGTTTGTTTGTGGGTGTGGCCGGCGCGGGCTTTGCCTACTACTCGGCCGTCCTGTCACACAGCGCTTTCAACTTTCTGGCGAGCGTCAATTTCCTGGTATATGTATTGGTGGGCGGCATCGGACATTTCGCGGGACCCATCGTCGGAACGGCCGTGCTCATCATCATTCCGGAGCTTTTCCGCGCGTTGAAAGGGTTCGTCCCTTTCATTTTTGCCGGTATCATGATTCTCGTGATTTTTGTGATGCCCCTGGGCTTGGTGGGTCTGCCCTCGCAGATCGCATCCTCAGTCAAAAAAATCCGCGAGAGAAAGGCGTTTCCGGATGCTCCTTGAAGTCAAAGGTCTGACCCGGCATTTTGGCGGGTTGGCCGCTGTTTCCATGTTGGATCTGCACGTGGACCACGGCGAAACGGTGGGTTTGATCGGACCCAACGGCGCCGGCAAGAGCACGGTGTTCAATCTGATTACCGGATTTCTGCGACCCACGAGCGGGACCATATGGTTCGACGGGAAGAATATCACAGGCAAGAAACCGCACCTGAACGCCAAACTCGGAATCGGCCGCGCCTTTCAACTTGCGCCTGTTTTTCGGGACTTTACCGTACTCCAGAACGTGATCGCATCGTTTCATCTGAACCCAAAGTTGCGTCTGTGGCACGCCTTTTTCAATACGCCCACGTATCGCCGCAACGAAGCGCATATCCTCGACCGGTCTTTGGAGATTTTGGACCTGCTGGGACTCGGTTCCGTGAAACACGATCTCGGCAGAAATCTGCCCCACGGCCACCAGAAGATGCTCGGCATTGCCAGGGCCCTGGCCATTCGTCCCAAGTTACTGCTATTGGACGAACCTATAGGCGGGATGAATCCGGAGGAAATCAACTTCGCGAGGACGTCCATCCGGAAAATGCAGGAGCAGGGGGTCAGTATTCTGCTGGTCGAGCATAACATGCAGATCATGGATCTTTGCGATCGCATCATTGTGATCAACTTCGGGAGAAAAATCGCCGAAGGCTCGATGGCTGAAGTGAGGGAGAACAAGGAAGTGATCCAGGCCTACTTCGGGGGTGGACATGCTGCTTAGTGTTCACGATCTGACGGTCCACTACGGCAAAGCCTTGGCATTGGACCGGGTTTCTCTCGAAGTGGCCGAAGGAGCCGTGGTGAGTATTATCGGCGCCAACGGCGCGGGTAAGAGCACCATCCTGAAGGCTGTGTCCGGGATGACCCCTTTGACCTCCGGAGCCATATCCTTCCGGGACAGAAGCATAGCCGGCTTGAAAACGCCCGCCACCGTAAAATTGGGTCTCGTTCACGTTCCCGAAGGCCGCAAGTTGTTCCCTTTTCTCACGGTCCGGAGCAATATCGAGCTCGGCGCCAGCACGCGAAAGGACCGGGACGGCATCAGGAAGGACATGGAGGAAGTATTCAGGTACTTCCCCATTCTGGAAACGAGAAATGCTCAAAAGGCGGGGACCCTGAGCGGGGGCGAACAACAGATGCTGGCCATTGCCCGCGGCCTGATGGCTAAACCGAAACTGCTCATGTTGGACGAGCCGTCTCTGGGCCTGGCCCCCCTCATTGTCGCCTCCCTGGTTCCGGTCATCAGGACCATCCATCAAAGAGGCGTTGGTGTTTTGCTGGTCGAGCAGAACATTCCCCTGGCTCTCCAGGTGGCCGACACAGGGTACGCTCTGCGCGTGGGCCGCATCGTCCTCCAGGGCCCCATCAACGAGTTCAAGACCAGCGAAGTGGTCAAAGAGGCGTATTTGGGGGGGTGAATCGGCCTCCGGATGATCGTTACGTTTCATGGATCAAATCCCTTCTCGGGAAATGCCGGTGGGAGAATCAGAAACCGATGGTAGGGGTTATAATTGAATTATATTATCTTCATCATCTTCAAAGCAGGGTTGCATAAGAGTCAAGAGCGGATTTGACCCCTTAGCCATTTTATTTGGATGCGAAGCACACAATAGGTGGCGATTTGGATCTATCTTTTCTCCAGCGCCTCCCTTACGGCTACCGCCACCTCACGAATCTCCAGGGGTTTCATCAGGACGCGCTTGACTCCGACACCCTCGGCCCTTTGATTCGATAGCGGCGTGCTGAATCCCGTGCAGATGATGATCGGGATGTCCGGTCGGATGCTAAGTATCTCTTCCGCCAGTTCTATCCCCGTCATGTTGGGCATGGTGCGGTCGGTGATTACAAGGTGAAAACGATCGGGTTTCGCCTTGAAAATCTCCAATGCTTCTATACTCGAGCTCCGGGCGGTGACTTGGTAGCCGAGGCGTTCCAGCATCGTCCTCCCGATGTCCGTAAGAACCGTTTCGTCGTCAACAAAGAGGATGTGCTCCGTGCCCGAAGGAAGGGGGCCTGCATCACCCGGAACGTCCTCTTCCACCCCGGTTTTCAACAAAGGCAGGTAGACGCGAAACTCGGAACCTTTGCCCGGCTCGCTGTCAACCGTTATGGCCCCCCCATGCGCTTTCACGATGCCGTGCACCACCGAAAGCCCCATGCCCGTGCCCTGGCCCGTGTCTTTGGTGGTGAAAAACGGTTCGAATACTCTTTCGAGGGTATCTTTATCCATGCCTTCTCCGGTGTCCGAGACGGTCAGTTCGGCGTACACCCCTGGAGCCAATTCAGCAACCCCGGATGCCGTCCCGATACCCAGTTCGACCCGTTCAAGGCGGACTTTGAGGACTCCTCCCTTTTCTCCCATGGCATGGGCAGCGTTCGCGCCCAAGTTCATAAGCATTTGGTGGACTTGGGTTGGATCGGCCGACACGATGTGCGGTCCCGATTCCATCTCCTGCACGATCTCGATCGTAGCTGGTAGTGTCGATCGAAGAAGCTTGATTGTTTCTACCATGACAGGGGCTAACTGAATGGTCTTTCTTTCCGGATCGGTTCGTCTGCTGAATCTCAATATCTGTTGAACCAAATTCTTG of the Deltaproteobacteria bacterium genome contains:
- a CDS encoding ABC transporter substrate-binding protein → MKARNVLATLGSFLLILGLGAIPFSMSLTTSPAFAAEDKTLEIGVLAALTGFGSAAETLIAQGAEVAQDWVNEKGGITVDNQKYMVKLVVEDTKSTATGTVAAATKLVFDDKVKFILGTVVPYMVEAGGTVTEPAEVLRVLAYNCAMPSEYGPKTPYTFLGQDASVEGAIASLTYLVESHPEVKSVVFIIPDDGSIPYLGKVVKQLAEERGLTVKGEVIGWTHDTVDFTPIAAKATARDPDAIHMTNGWPGPLGSILKAAREAGYTKPIVSFHNPAPDVKMVAGEAASTNFITNGIIYDDPGNPPMIKELGDRFVKKYGNAFYYHYWGFNLLYHLAQAIEAADSIDPKVVKTKWETMDTIDTVYGPGRMCGEKTYGFKHTVCHPVAIQVLDEGKVTQVKWVDVVTP
- a CDS encoding ABC transporter ATP-binding protein, giving the protein MLLEVKGLTRHFGGLAAVSMLDLHVDHGETVGLIGPNGAGKSTVFNLITGFLRPTSGTIWFDGKNITGKKPHLNAKLGIGRAFQLAPVFRDFTVLQNVIASFHLNPKLRLWHAFFNTPTYRRNEAHILDRSLEILDLLGLGSVKHDLGRNLPHGHQKMLGIARALAIRPKLLLLDEPIGGMNPEEINFARTSIRKMQEQGVSILLVEHNMQIMDLCDRIIVINFGRKIAEGSMAEVRENKEVIQAYFGGGHAA
- a CDS encoding branched-chain amino acid ABC transporter permease, producing METAVNAIIGALVLSSMYILVALGFALLLSIMGALNFAHGAIYMVGGYICYQFAAEFGLNQWLSLLISVIIMSAFGLLLEKFCFRPFFGDMNRTIVMSIAIVLVLETTVNILVGVHVRSLPAFVPGILRVGAISLSAERLITFIIGILLLAALIAFIHKTKTGQQMLAVSQEPEGAALQGIEIHRISALACAMGCGLAAVAGSLMGAVFELSPFMGDYMLVKAIQLVILGGIGSIVGVLAGGLIVGAIDAVLPLFTSGAVTQTVGLAIIIVLLLLRPQGLFGREVS
- a CDS encoding ABC transporter ATP-binding protein, with the translated sequence MLSVHDLTVHYGKALALDRVSLEVAEGAVVSIIGANGAGKSTILKAVSGMTPLTSGAISFRDRSIAGLKTPATVKLGLVHVPEGRKLFPFLTVRSNIELGASTRKDRDGIRKDMEEVFRYFPILETRNAQKAGTLSGGEQQMLAIARGLMAKPKLLMLDEPSLGLAPLIVASLVPVIRTIHQRGVGVLLVEQNIPLALQVADTGYALRVGRIVLQGPINEFKTSEVVKEAYLGG
- a CDS encoding branched-chain amino acid ABC transporter permease; amino-acid sequence: MTRNTVSPAGSDRRITIALYAGLLIIVLAAPLFIKSRYLIHIFNLTLINIIAAASLRFIAVSGQLSLAHAAFMSIGAYTAGILAKHLGLGPWITIPAGALVTMGVAILIGYPLARLRAIYFSMVSLFFGIGILAVNQVLEKYTGGYSGLIGIPPLFSGSKVANYYFFTGLTVFSLVVLHRLEFCRIGMTLKSIAQSHMVASSVGINESGYRIFALAIGCLFVGVAGAGFAYYSAVLSHSAFNFLASVNFLVYVLVGGIGHFAGPIVGTAVLIIIPELFRALKGFVPFIFAGIMILVIFVMPLGLVGLPSQIASSVKKIRERKAFPDAP